The genomic interval aacaaagtgagactctgtctctgaaaaaaaaaaatacaaaataaaagcatGAAGTTAGTGTGAATATCAGCTATGTATAAGACACTgctgaggcggcgcctgtggctcagtgagcagggcgcccgtcccatatgccaagggtggcgggttcaaacccagccctggccaaactgcaacaaaaaagtagccgggcgttgtggcaggcatctgtagtcccagctgctcgggaggctgaggcaggagaatcgcctaagccccaggagttggaggttgctgtgagctgtgtgatgccacggcactctaccaagggcaataaagtgaaactctgtctctacaaaaaacaaacaaaaaaaaaaagacactgctgAGCATTATGGATAACTGGGAAGTATAATATTTTAACCCTTGTAGGAATCAAAAAGTATAAGCTTACTATTTGCCCCAAAGGAacttggaatttatttatttatttatttatttaatttttttagagacaagagtctcaattcattgccctcagtagaatgctgtggcgtcacagctcacagcaacctccaactcctgggcttaggcgtttCATTatagctatgatgctatagcactctattcaggatgacagagtagaactctgtctcaaaaagaaaaaataagtttagTAGAGATTCAGGGAATGTCATGGGTACAGGATGTGATTGCCAGAAAAGTGAATGCTGCAGAAAAATGTGAATTTAGTGTTGTGAAGAGAGATGGGCTGGGAAAGCCAAGGGTATCTTCTTGAAGTGGGTAGGATATGTGCTAAGCAGAGAGCAGAGGCATAAGTGGATTTGAGATAGGTAGGTTGTAGCTGAAACTGTCTCCTTGCTGACCTTTTTCCTTTAGTGTGCCTTTAGACTTGCCCTCACCCCTGCCAGCAGATGACTTCTGAACAATCATggtctttttgatatttttactttGCAGTTTAATAATCTCCTGTTGGTCCAACTGTTCTGGATGAAGTCCAAACTTTTTTCTGCCTATAAGATCCTTGAAAACTACTGCTACGGTTGGGGCTTTTGTTcatggattttatttctttctgtctaGCCAGCCTAGAGGTTTGGTGGTGTGGGGAGGGTCTATTGCTGAGTTTGGATCAGTTGGCTGGGTACCTGGTTTATGGCTCATACCAGTCAATTGTCCCCTGAGGGCCTGTACAAACCCTTCTCACCTCCCTTCTTTTGCCCCAGGTACTGCTGCACGAAGAGGGGAGTGATTCTGGCTTTGTTAGTCTGTCTCGGCTAGGCCCATCTCTGAGGGACAAGGACCTAGAAATGGAGGAGCTGATGCTACAGGATGAGACACTGCTGGGAACCATGCAGAGCTACATGGATGCCTCCCTCATCTCCCTCATTGAGGATTTTGGGAGCCTCGGAGAAGTGAGTTGGGGTTGGACTTGGAGGTCTTCAGGAGGAACTTTGTATAAGAGGCTCTAGCTCAAGTCCTTGAAGTTGTTTTAGGTATGGCTCTGTTCTCCCAGGACCTTGGCTTCTGGGTCCCCAGCCTGAACCAttgaagtgtgtatgtgtgtgtgggtgtgtgtgtatattattattattaatgagacagagcctcaagctgttgccctgggtggagtgctgtggcatcacagctcatagcaacctccaactactgggctcaagcgattctcctgcctctgcctcccaagtagctgggactacaggcacctgccacaacgcctggctatttttttggctgcagccatcattgttgtttggtgggcctgggctggattcaaacctgtcagctcaggtgtatgtggctggtgccttagctgcttgagccacaaacGCTGATCTTGaagtatatttttttatctgTAGCTGGGAATTAGATTGTAGGCTACTAGATTATGTCCTATGTGAGGATTTCCTGGCTAGCCTGACTGTTGTCTAAGGCTGTTCCCCCTGTCAGGGCCAGAGGGTTCTGATCTCTTTTTTTGAGCCCAATTCTAGTCTAGCCAAGTGTTGTCCACTGAGCATCCCACCTTTTGCCTGAAAGTAGGGGAATGTGTGAAACCCATACTTCAAGATTCAAGTCTGAGAGGTCTCTGTTGACACTAGAAAGGTGATGGATGGATGGTAAACGATCTTGAAACTGATGCTTCCTGGTCCTCAGATTCTTCTCATTGCCTAATTGAGCTGGGGTGAGCCTAGGAGACTCATTCTCTGGGCATCTACTCCCTCTCAATGGCCTATTAAGTCATTAGATAATATTGGTAGAACCTTTCATTGTCTTTCTGGAGCAGACCAGGTTATCTCTGGAGGAACAGAATGAAGTGTCACTGCTCACGGCTCTGACGGAGATCTTGGACAATGCAGATTCTGAGAACCTGTCTCCATTTGACAGCATTCCTGACTCAGAGCTGCTTGTGTCACCTCGGGAGGGCTCCTCTGTGAGTATGGAACCAGGGAAAGGGGATATGTGGTTGGTTCAAAGAGTAGATCATGTCTGTGGGCTTATTCACATAGGTCTGAAGCACAAACTGATCTCAggtctttctttgtctcttagCTGCACAAGCTACTCACGCTTTCTCGGACACCTCCAGAACGTGATCTCATCACCCCAGTTGACTCACTGGGGCCCAACACAGGCAGCAGTAGAGTGAGTGGGGTAAGCCTGATCTAGGGGTCCTCAGGAATTTCCCGGTGGGAGAAGTATGTGGGAATAGGTCTGGAACATACTTTGCCGAAGAAAATTCCTTctgatgcttcttttttttttttggccggggctgggcttgaacccgccacctccggcatatgggaccgccgccctacacgttgagccacaggcgccgcccttctgatgcttcttttctctcttgcaGGTGGAAATGTCTCTCACAGATCCCCCTTGGGACTTTTCCTCACCCTCTTTTCTGGAGACCTCTTCCCCCAAGCTTCCTAGTTGGAGACCCTCAAGATCAAGACCACGTTGGGGACAATCCCCTCCTCCCCAGCAGCGTAGTGAtggagaagaagaggaggatgtGGCCAGCTTCAATGGCCAGATTCTGGCTGGGGAGCTTGACAACTCTGTGAGCAGTATCTCAGACTTCCCCATGCATCTGGCTTGCCCTGAGGAAGAAGATAAACCAATAGCAGCAGAGATGGTAGTGCCAGCAACTGGCGATGAGAGCATCTCCTCCCTGAGTGAGTTGGTGCGTGCCATGCATCCATATTGCCTGCCCAACCTTACCCACCTGACATCACTTGAGGATGAGCTTCAGGAGCAGCCAGATGATTTGACACTGCCTGAGGGTTGTGTGGTGCTAGAAATAGTGGGGCAGGCAGCCACAGCTGGTGATGATCTGGAGATCCCAGTTGTGGTGCGGCAGATGCCTCCTGGACCCCAGTCTGTGCTTCTGGATGACTCACTAGAGACTAGTCCTGCCTTGCAGCTTCTCATGCCAACGCTGGAGTCAGAGACAGACCTTGCCTTGCCCAAGGTAACCCTCTGCCCTGAAAAAGAGGGATTACTGGACTCAGAGGAAAAGCTGGACTCGGCCTTTTTGTTGGAGTCCAGGGAGGTCATGGAGCCAGTGGTACCCAAGGGGCTTCAGAACCCACCTGCCAATGGAGGGCTGGGTTGCCAGAGAGCTCGAAAGGGCAGGAGGAAGAAGAACAAGGAGCAGCCAGCAGCCTGTGTGGAAAGCTataccaggaggctgaggtcatCCTCTCGTGGACAGTCTACTGTGGCTACAGAAGGACTTTCTCAGGCAGGCAACTTGCAGAAACAGCCTCAGGAGCAACTTCAGAGAGAAATTGGGCCTTTACAGGGTAGGGGGAAGCCCCGGGCTTGGGCTCGGGCCTGGGCAGCCGCCTTGGAGAAGCCTAGCTCAGAGAACTTGGAGAGAAGTGGTAGACAAGGTAGTCCTTCTAAAGAAAGTCCTTTAAATCTGCACCCCAAGCTGGTTGACACTGTCCAAGCCAATCATGTCCCAGCCCGTCTCTCATTGGTTGACTCTGCCCAAGTGGGCTCTATGCCAGTTGACTCTGTTGAAGCTGATCCCACTGCAGTTGACTCTGTTTTATCTGACCCTGCACCTGTTGACCCTGTGTTGGTTGAGCTTACTTCAGTCAGCTCAGAGCTGGTTGACCCTCTCTCAGCTGACCCAGTGCTGATTGACCCAGTTCTGGCTGACTCAGCAACAGTTGACCCTGCAGTGGAAGTTTCCATTTCAGATAACTTGCCACCAGTTGATGCTGCCCCATCTGATCCAGCACCAGTCGACCCTGTTCCCAGTGACTTGGCTCCAGTTGACCCTGTGTTAATTAAATCCAGACCAACTGATCCCAGACGTGGTGCAGTGTCATCAGCCCAAGGCAGTCCAGCCCCACAGCTCCTTCTGGATTCAGAGTCCTTGGACTCTCCAAAGGTCATCCCTGAAGTCAAGGAGATTGTGGGTCCTCTGAAGGTAGAAAGTAGTGCTATTGTCACAGCCCAGGAAGCCAGACCTCGGCCTCTTAGCCTATCTGAGTACCGGAGACGAAGGCAGCAACGCCaagcagaggcagaagagaggagTCCCCAGCCCCCAGATGGGAGGTGGCCTAGCCTTCCAGAGACCCCCACAGGGCTGGCAGACATCCCTTGTCTTGTcctcccaccagccccagccaagaagaCAGCTCTGCAGAGAAGTCCCGAAGCTCCCCCTGAGGCATCCTTTGGACCCATGGGTCCCAGCCCTGCTTCTCCTAGTCCTGAGCCACCTGCAGACAAACCTATAGCTTCAAATCCCACTGAGCAGGTGCCATGCCAAGAGATGCTACACCTAACGAGACCTTCCCCTCCTCTACAGTCCATGTCCCCTGTTGCAGCCATGCCTACTCTGCCTTTTCCTCCCGGTGGGTTGGGTATGCCCCCTAGTCTGCCTCCATCTCCCTTACAGCCTCCTACTCTACCAGTgtctatggggccagtgctcccTGATCCCTATACTCACTATGTCCCTGTGCCACCCTGGCCTTGTTATCCCCCTGTGTCACCCTCTGGCTATCCTTGtctgcccccaccaccaccagtgcCCATAGTGTCTGGTACTCCTGGTGCCTATGCTGTGCCCCCCACTTGCAGTGTGCCTTGGGTACCTCCTCCTGCTCCAGTCTTACCTTATAGTTCCAGCTGTACCTATGGGCCCTTGGTATGGGGCCCAGGGCCACAACATCCTCCGTTCTGGTCTGCTGTTCCTCCACCTCCTTTGCCTCCAACCTCTGTTGGAAGAACTGTTCCTCCATCTAAGAAGGAGATCAGTGGCATTCTAGCTGGCCCTCCTGAAAATGTACTTCCTGTGCCAATGGCTCCACCTCTCAGTCTTGGGCCGGCTGGCCACGGAGCTTCACAAGTAGAGCCTACCAAGGTGGAGGTCAAGCCAATGCCTGCATCTCCCCATGTGAAACATAAGATATCCTCCCCAGTACAAAGCCCCCGGATGAAGAATCTGTGCTGTGTGTCTGCTGAAAGTGTGGCTATTGAGGAAGATGCATCAGAGAGGTCAAAGCCTGAGACCCAGGAGACCAGGCCCAGGGAGAAGCCTCCCTCTCCTGCTACCAAGGCTATTCCCACACCAAGGCAGAGCACTGTCCCCAGGCTCCCAGCTGTCCACCCAGCCCGTCTAAGGAAACTCTCCTTCCTGCCTACCCCATGTTCCCATGGTCCTGAAGATGTGGTACAGGCTTTCATCAGTGAGATTGGTGAGTAGCACACACTTCTTTTGGTCTCTAGAAGGGTAAAGGGTTGACTGGCCCCATAGACACAGGATAACCAATTCAGATAAAGCTGGCCTTTGA from Nycticebus coucang isolate mNycCou1 chromosome 3, mNycCou1.pri, whole genome shotgun sequence carries:
- the PPRC1 gene encoding peroxisome proliferator-activated receptor gamma coactivator-related protein 1 isoform X6 translates to MRHCWEPCRATWMPPSSPSLRILGASENIPDSELLVSPREGSSLHKLLTLSRTPPERDLITPVDSLGPNTGSSRVSGVEMSLTDPPWDFSSPSFLETSSPKLPSWRPSRSRPRWGQSPPPQQRSDGEEEEDVASFNGQILAGELDNSVSSISDFPMHLACPEEEDKPIAAEMVVPATGDESISSLSELVRAMHPYCLPNLTHLTSLEDELQEQPDDLTLPEGCVVLEIVGQAATAGDDLEIPVVVRQMPPGPQSVLLDDSLETSPALQLLMPTLESETDLALPKVTLCPEKEGLLDSEEKLDSAFLLESREVMEPVVPKGLQNPPANGGLGCQRARKGRRKKNKEQPAACVESYTRRLRSSSRGQSTVATEGLSQAGNLQKQPQEQLQREIGPLQGRGKPRAWARAWAAALEKPSSENLERSGRQGSPSKESPLNLHPKLVDTVQANHVPARLSLVDSAQVGSMPVDSVEADPTAVDSVLSDPAPVDPVLVELTSVSSELVDPLSADPVLIDPVLADSATVDPAVEVSISDNLPPVDAAPSDPAPVDPVPSDLAPVDPVLIKSRPTDPRRGAVSSAQGSPAPQLLLDSESLDSPKVIPEVKEIVGPLKVESSAIVTAQEARPRPLSLSEYRRRRQQRQAEAEERSPQPPDGRWPSLPETPTGLADIPCLVLPPAPAKKTALQRSPEAPPEASFGPMGPSPASPSPEPPADKPIASNPTEQVPCQEMLHLTRPSPPLQSMSPVAAMPTLPFPPGGLGMPPSLPPSPLQPPTLPVSMGPVLPDPYTHYVPVPPWPCYPPVSPSGYPCLPPPPPVPIVSGTPGAYAVPPTCSVPWVPPPAPVLPYSSSCTYGPLVWGPGPQHPPFWSAVPPPPLPPTSVGRTVPPSKKEISGILAGPPENVLPVPMAPPLSLGPAGHGASQVEPTKVEVKPMPASPHVKHKISSPVQSPRMKNLCCVSAESVAIEEDASERSKPETQETRPREKPPSPATKAIPTPRQSTVPRLPAVHPARLRKLSFLPTPCSHGPEDVVQAFISEIGIEASDLSSLLEQFEKSEAKKECPPLAPADNLAVGNSGSVDTPQEKRPLDRLQAPELANVAGLTPPATPPHQLWKPLAAVSLLAKAKSPKSTAQEGTLKPEGVTEAKHPAAVRLQEGVHGPSPVHVGSGDHDYCVRSRTPPKKTPALVIPEVGSRWNVKRHQDITIKPVLSLGPAVPLPPCIPASQEPLDHRTSDEQADPSAPCLAPSALLSPEASPCRNDMNTRTPLDPSVKQRSVRCYRKACRSASPPSRGWQGRRGHSSRSVSSGSNRTSEASSSSCSSSSSSSRSRSRSLSPPHKRWRRSSCSSSGRSRRCSSSSSSSSSSSSSSSPSSSRSRSRSPSPRRRSDRRRSSYRSHDHYQRQRVLQKERAIEERRVVFIGKIPGRMTRSELKQRFSVFGEIEECTIHFRVQGDNYGFVTYRYAEEAFAAIESGHKLRQADEQPFDLCFGGRRQFCKRSYSDLDSNREDFDPAPVKSKFDSLDFDTLLKQAQKNLRR